Within the Rhodopirellula bahusiensis genome, the region CGACCTCGGCGGCTACATTTGCAAGGACACCCGTGCACTCGAGGAAACGGGCGTGAACAGCAAGGGTGTTGCTCACTACAGGGCCATGTTCGACGCGACAGCCAGCACCGATCGTTTGATCGAGCTGATCCTGCAGGAAGATACCGAGGTGCTCAAGCGACTGCTGACAACCGACCAAGTTGTCGCTAGCAACGCAGACAGCACTTACTTCGGCAAACAACGTTCTCGTGCGGAAGCTTCTGCCTCGGTGAAAGCCGAAAAGGCTGCTGCGAGAGAAGCAGCCCTGGCTCTTGCCGAGTGGAAGAAGGCCAATCCTGACAAAGAACCACCGGAAGGCAAGCAAAGCAAGAAGAAGCCAAAGATCAATCACGCGGTCACGGAAGTCAAGCTGACAGGTCCGGACATCTTCGCTCGGGTGAGCCAACGTAGCTTTGGACGTGGTTCCATGAAGCCCGAACGAACTCTCGCGACCGCGCCGGAAGGGGAACGGCTGGGGATTCTGACCCATCCAAGTTGGCTCGTGTCTCATTCCGACGCCATGGACAATCACGTCATCCGTCGCGGTCGATGGATCCAAGAACGTTTGATCGGCGGTGCTATTCCGGACGTCCCGATTACCGTCGACGCGATGCTGCCCGACGAGCCGCGCACGCCGCTTCGCCAGCGCATGCGTGTGACTCGCGAGGAATACTGTTGGACGTGCCATCAAAAGATGGATCCGCTTGGCTTTCCATTCGAGATGTACAACCACGCGGGGCTGTATCGGGAAGTCGAATATCGCGAACCTGTTGATACGACCGGCGAGGTCATCGATTCAGGAGATCCGACGCTTGATGGCAAAGTCGACAACGCGATCGAGCTGATTCAAAGACTCTCGGAGAGCGAACGGGTCGAACAAGTCTTCGTGCGTCATGCGTTTCGGTTCTGGATGGGACGCAATGAGACGCTCAACGATGCCCCTGTTCTGCAAGCGGCCCATCGGGCGTACCGAGACAGCAACGGCAGCATGAAAGCGTTGCTGGTTTCGCTGCTCACCTCCGACGCGTTTCTCTATCGCACGCGACACGACTCCGCGGTTGTCAGCGAAGACTGAATCGTTTGGTCTTCGAACGATACCAAGGATTTTGCATAGGAGATCTTCTTGGCATGGCGGGCCGGGCGGATCGATGCGTCACTTGAGGACTCTTGCTTTTCCGCGATTCGTTGAAGCGCACAAGATGTTCTCGGGATTCTGCTAAGCTGAATGAGGAAAGTATTCGCCCATTCGCCGTTCGGGAGATGCGAGATGGACATCGATCCGAAAGAACCGGTTGACGTTCGACTGTATTCCGCGCGGCGTCGATTCGACCTCGCTAGCATCATCGTTGCCACAACCTTCTACGCGGGCATCTTCGCTTTTTGCCAGGCTATCGGAGCTCCCGTTGGTTTCACAGCGACAGTCGGTGCCTTCATCGCGTTGGTAGCGATCACACAAGCATTGTTGTGGGGTGGTGCAAAGCCACGACTCGCATCGGTTCTCACGGGGTCAGTGACGTTCGTAGTTGTAACAGTGGTGAGTTGGCGTTTCCAATCGACTCATCTGCTACCATCCACTCTTCTTTCACAGATGATTTTTGTCACCATCAGCGGTGCGTTTTGGGGATACATCACCGGGACGCTGGTCGGATCGGTGTTCATGGTCGCCGACCGCTTCCGCAGACGCGTTGCCAAATAGTGCGCGAGTGTTCTTCATCGAGCGTGATGCTGAATCAAATGCCCGTTCGTACATCGATTGATGTCGGTTCGGTGACCCTACCAAACGAACGTTGTGAGGCGATTCACCTGAAGCTTCTGAGACGCCTGCCTAACCTTGTTCGAGTCCACTCCAACCGTACGTTGACCCAGGCAGAGCATCGGACGATTCAGAACAACGTTCGCATCGGAACTTACCTTTTCTACGATGTTCAGACAGCGAATGGCGAAACGTGTAACTTGAGATCCTTCCGAGTGGGATACCACCGAGTTGACCAAGACACCAATGGCGACGGAGTGATTGACGAAGAGGATGAAATCAAATGGATTCGCAACCCATGACTGATTGGCATCGGAAGCTATCGAAGTTGCAACTGACTCTGATCGGGGCCCACTGCTGTTTGATCTTTGCGTGGTCGGTTCAAAATCCAACTATGTTCAAGATGTTTTTCGTGTTGATCGGATTGCCTGGGATGACAATCATCTCTCTCGCGGACCGCGCGAACATCTTCGACATCCTTCGTTGCTACATTGCAGGAGGCTTGGGTGCGTTGGTTGCATTTCCAATTGCATTCCCATTCTCACTTCACATCGTTTTCATCAGTGCATTTGTGGGATGGGTGCTGGCCGTCATTTTCAATCAGGGTCTGAGGCATCGGCGGAGTTTGCCTGAACAGACTACAGATCCTGAAGCACCGAACATGGATGGAGAAGGCAATGAACAGTTGTCACTTCACTCGATCATGAGGGACAACAATTGATTTCGAATCCATTTGAAACGCCACAGGAGTTGCCTGACGCACACGAACCGAAGCCAACCTTTGTGTCTGCGAGGCTAGCCTTTCTGATTGGCTGTCGCAACGGCTTTTTCTGGTCGGTCTGCCGATTGCTTGGATCGTTGTTCCGGCCATACCGCGGCATCGTGCGTTTGATGCGGAAGGCAAGGTCATTCCTATAATTGAGGAGTTCGGTTGGGTCGGATTGATAGAGCGGGTGGCTCCTGTTCTCATCTTCCTTTCAGCCATTTGGACTGTCTCGGCGGGCATTTTCTCGCTGCTTAGCCATGCTCGTCAGAGTCAAGCCAATACCGGGAAGCAAACTCCGATGAAGGATTAGCAGACGTTGCGTCAGCAGACACGATTCTCCGTGGGGAGACGCCCCCCTCCGTGCGGGCGGCGGTGTAGAATGACCGTTTGTCTTCTTTCATTTTCGCATCCTCAACATCGACTTGCCACCCGGAATCGTTCATGGACATGCTGCTTAATCTCTTGGCGATCATCGCGATCGGGGCCGGTGTTATTGGCTGGCTTTGGATCACCGTCATGGCATTCAGCGAAGGTGAGATCCTTTGGGGCATTGGGTGCTTGATCATCTCGCCGATCTCATTGGTTTACGGGATTCTCAACTTTCAAGAACTGAAGATTCCAGTTCTGATGCTCGCGATCGGCTTTGTCGCGAGAATCGGGGTGGGGGCGATTGCCTTTGCTGCGACCTAAAGAACGTCCGGCGGACAAGGCGGAATAGCTATGGCGTTCAAGAGTCGCCTACCTTCAATGCACACAAGCATGGCTTGGACGCAATGAACCGATTGCGAGACGGCTATTGTTGCTGGACGCGCGGAACCACCTCGCGGAAGTTGGCTTGGGGACTGAGCCTCTCTTCGATCGGATCGTTCATCGTTACCGCGATTGCGCTCGGGCTGATGATTGATGCAAAGTTCGTGCAACCTTCAGCCTCGCTGATCCTGGGAGTACTGCTCGTATTCGCCGGCGTCTCCTTCGGTGTGCTCGTATACTCACGAAAGTTTCTGTTCGCTCTTCTTCTCAATATTCTTTGTTTTGCGGCATTGCAGTGGCTTCTGATAGCAATGGTGCCAATCATGTTTGCGTTCTCATCGATGGGCACCTCCCATCGGCACATGGATCGAGTGATTGCCCCCTCTGAATTGCAAGGCACTTGGACGCCAACCGAACAAACGTTGGATTTTTTGTTTCTGTCAGAGCGATACCACTTGAGCGGCGAACCTCACTTCATCGAGCTGAACGCAGATGGGAGTGCTCGGTTCCGTTCGTTCAAAGATGGGGCGGGAAATCGCGAGAGTCGATTTGGCTATTTCCGCGGCGATGGGTCTTGGGAGTTGCTGCCCAAAGAGGCTGGAAACAGACATTCTCACCAGCGACTGGAGTTGACGCTGGAAGGGGAACTTTGGCCGACAACGCAGACATACTATCTTGCTGAACGTCGCGGACGGATCTTTCTTTGGACAGCCATCGGCGATCCATTCGCGTTTGACTACCTCGAACACGTGAAGAATGCACCGGCTGATCACTGAGACTGCTATCTTGGGTCAGCCATCCTTGACTCCATCGACGGACACTTTGAATGCCTTGGAATTGCCCATCGTGCGGCGGCACGACTGAATTGGGATACAATGTTTGCCGAAAGTGCGGCGCTGCTCGGCCCGGCTCTGATCCCGATCAAGTCGCCGTCCAATTGGTAATGCCGATGACCACCACGCCGACGTTCGAGACGCATACGATCGAGGCCTACCACGGTCCGGTCTTTGGCGAAACCATCTACGGTGCAAATGTGTTGAGGGATATCTCGGCCGCATTCACAGATGTGGTCGGCGGACGGTCGGGCGCCTACGAAAAAGTTCTGATTCGTGGACGCAACATGGCAATGTCAGAAATGTCTGAGCGTGCGACGCAGTTGGGAGCGAACGCGGTCGTCGGCATTCGTTTTGACTATTC harbors:
- a CDS encoding YbjQ family protein; translation: MPWNCPSCGGTTELGYNVCRKCGAARPGSDPDQVAVQLVMPMTTTPTFETHTIEAYHGPVFGETIYGANVLRDISAAFTDVVGGRSGAYEKVLIRGRNMAMSEMSERATQLGANAVVGIRFDYSTVGRTMLMICSSGTAVTVTPRQTGHTG